The genomic segment CGGCACCCTGACCCTTCTCATCTTCATGGGCGTCGGCTTCTCGTTCGGCATCACACGCATGCTCCTGGGGCTGGGCACGGTGACGAATCTGGACAATCACAATCCCTGGGGCATCTGGATCTCCTTCGACGTGGCCTGCGGCGTAGCTCTGGCAGCCGGCGGATTCACCACGGCGGCACTGGTGGATATTTTCGGCAGGAGAAAGTACAAGGCTCTTCTCCGCCCGGCCATCCTCACGGCGTTTCTGGGCTACCTCTGGGTCGCCATCGCGTTGAGCTTTGACCTGGGACGCTACTGGAACATCTGGCGCCCGATTTTCAATTGGCAGGGCAACTCGGTTCTTTTCGAAGTAGGCATGTGTGTGACTGCCTACCTCATAGTTCTGAGCATAGAGATGAGCCCATCCATCCTGGAGGGGCTGAAAGCCAGGATCGATCAGGGGGAATGGGGGGCCACCCTCCTCGGTCGCGTGGAGAAACCAATCCTCGCGCTTTACACCGGAATCCGGATCGTTTTGCCTCTGTTCATCGTGGCCGGCGTGGTGCTCTCCTTTATGCACCAGTCTTCGCTGGGCACGCTGATGCTCATCGCCCCCTCCAAGCTGAGTGCGCTGTGGGATACTCCCATCCTCCCCATCCTGTTTCTTCTGTCGGCGATGATGGTGGGATTCCCGATGGTGATCCTGGAGTCCATATATGCAAACATCAGTTTCGGCCGCAGCCCCGAGATGGAGTTGCTCACTCCCATGGCGCGAATCATCCCCTGGTTCCTTGGGACCTATGGTGCGGTGAAAATCGGGGACCTCATCGTCCGGCACAGTCAGCTCAATTTCCTCGAGCATCCTGCAGCCACGACTTCGTTGTTCATTGAGATCCTGTTGGGCATCATCGCCCCATTCCTGCTTTTCCTGAACAAGGCGGTGCGCCGGTCCATGGGATGGCTTTTCTTCACCGTCTCTCTGATCATCTTCGGCGTGGTTCTGAACCGCATCAACGTGTTCCTCGTGGGTTACAACCCTCCATACGCCACCAAAGCCTATTTCCCGTCGATCGGGGAGATCGCGATGACCGTTGCCATCGTCTCCAGCATCCTGTTCTGTTACCGGATGTTTGTGACGTTCTTCCCTATCCTGCCCGGATACGTGCCGACCACTGAGGTCCAGCTCGCCCGGATGCGTGAAGAGCGCGAGCGGACCGTGAATCCCTTCTGGACCTGGGTGATCCGCGGCACAGGGATCGCATGCCTCCTGGCTTTCATCGCGCTGTACAGCCTGGTGCACATCGAGGCCATCCAGGCCTCTGTCAGGACCGTCCAGGAGGTCTTGCGCATCACTACACAACAGCCTGTTCCTCAGGCGCCCACGGGGTCAACCGGGCCGGCCTACCCGCAGCGTCCTGCAGCTTATAAAAACTTCTATCTGCTGGACAGTCAGGTGTTGAAAGCCAGATCGGACGATTACGAGCCGGTGGGCTTCTCCCACCGGATCCACGACGAGTTGGTGGGTGGCGACTGCGGGGTATGCCATCACCGCTATGCGTCGACCGAGGGTGACCGCGTGGGGCAAGACATCAAGGAAATGCACGCAGCCATGGACATCAAGATGGGTGGCCCCTGTTCGGCTTGCCATGACGATATGGCCCCGAACCCTCCCCAGAGCTGCAACCGCTGTCACGGCCTGTCCAACGAGCCGGACGACCCTTCCCGCATCGGCCTGAAAGGCGCTTACCACCGCCAGTGCATCGGCTGCCACGAGCGCCAACTCAAGCCGGCGTCAGCGCCTACGGAATGCGCCTCCTGCCATCACCCCTGGACGCCCGACCATTCCATTCTGGCTTCTTTCAAAGGCAAGCCCAGTCCGCAGGAAGTGACCCGGACTTGCTTGAGCTGTCACGCGAAGGTGGGACAGGACCTGCTGAAAACTGCCCACTGGAACTGGAAGGGATACTCCCCGACGCTGGCAGGCTACGAACACCGGACCGACATCAGCCTCACGTTGATGGTGAACAACTACTGCGTCGCCATCGGCTCCAACGTCCAGCAGTGCATGTCCTGCCACATCGGTTACGGCGGGGTGGACAAGCGTTTCGACTTTACCGATCCGGCCAATATCGATTGCCTGGTCTGTCACGACACGACCGGCACTTACCGCAAGGATCCGCTCAAAGGAGGCTTCCCGGACCCATCATTGGATCTGATCGCGATCGCGCAAAAGGTGGGACGCCCCTCCCGGCAGACCTGCGGTTCCTGCCATTTTGAAAGCGGCGGGGCCACCAACGCCAAGCATGGCGACCTCGAGCCGGCCCTGGCGACGCCAAACACCAGTTCTGACCTGCACATGGGATCGCTGAACATGCGCTGCCAGGATTGCCATACTACCAGCGAACACAGGATCTCCGGGATGTCCTTGAGCGCTCCCGCAGTGGAGGGGCGCGTAGCCTGTGAAAAGTGCCATGGCCTTACCCCCCACGGCGTGGCAGGCGTGCTCAGCCGCCATCTGGACGACCACATCCGGGCCGTCGCCTGTGAAACATGCCACATTCCCTCCTTTGCTCACGACTCGCCGACTCTCCTGCGACGCGACTATTCGAAGGCGGGACAAAACCGTCCCGAAAGCCGGGACCGATATGGAATGCCGGAGTACGATAAGAAGTTCGGCGCTCTGATCTGGGGGAAGGACCTGTTGCCCACATACCTCTGGTACGACGGGACTCGCAATGCCTCCCTCGTCGGGGATAAGATCGACGCGTCGGCAACCGTGGTCCTCAATGCTCCCGTAGGAGAGAAACGCAGTCCGGCGGCACGCATCTTCCCCTTCAAGGTGCATACAGCGGTCCAGCCTTACGACACGGAAGACAATGTCCTGGCGATGCCCAATTTCCTCGAGGACTATTGGGTCCACTTCGACTGGGCCAAAGCCATCGCCGACGGGATGAAGCAGGTAGGTCTCCCATACTCGGGGAAGTACGGCTTCGTGGAAACCAAAATGTACTCCTCCATTCATCACGAGGTGGTCCCCGCCAAAAAGGCCCTGGGCTGCTCCGATTGCCACAGTCCGGAGGCTACCACCTGCACGCGCTGCCATAAGAACGCCCAGGGGATGACACTCCCCGCGCACCGTCTCGCAGTCTATCCGGAAGTGAAGAACCGGATCGATTTCAAGGCCCTGGGATATCCCGGCGACCCAGCCTTCGTGGGCGGGCGCTTCTATATCACCCTTGGCCGCGGTTCCCCACCCAAGTAAGAGATGAGGATCTTTGACCCGGTCATGGTGAAACTTTTTGATTACCGAGGGGTTATAGCGACCAGGAACCAGGAAATCTCTGGGGGGCTTCGAGTCCCTGGGTTTCAGGGGCGGCTCTTGAGAAACACGGAGCCGGATTTGGTCAAACTATGAAGAAGTCACTGATGTCGACGGTTGTGATCCTGGTGGCAATGGTCGGAACAGCAGCGCCCCAGGCGGTGGTGAACCCTTTTGAGAGCCCGGCGGGTCTGACGTCTCAGGGAAAGATCGACGACTTGGTTTTTAGCCGGTTGAAAGGAGCGGGTATTCAACCCGCCAATGCCTGTTCGGACGCCGTATTTGTCCGCCGCGCCTATCTGGACGTGATCGGCACGCTGCCCACCGCGGAGGAGGCGCGAGCATTTCTATCGGATCAGGATCCGAACAAACGCGGCGCCCTGATCGATCGCCTGCTGGAGCGGGACGAGTTTGCGGATTACTGGGCAATGAAGTGGAGCGATCTACTGCGTGTGAAGTCGGAGTTCCCGATCAATTTGTGGCCCAATGCGGTTCAGGGATACTATCGCTGGATTCGAACTTCCCTGAAGGAGAACCTCCCGTACGACAGGTTTGCTCGGGAACTGCTCACGGCCAGCGGCAGCAATTTCCGCGTGCCCCAGGTCAACTTCTACCGGGCCGTCCAGAGCCGCGAACCGCAGGCTATTGCGCAGGCCGTGGCGTTGACCTTTATGGGGGTGCGCGCAGAAAACTGGCCGAAAGACCGTCTGTCAGGCATGGCGGCATTTTTCTCTAAGATCGGTTACAAATACACCGGGGAATGGAAGGAGGAGATCGTCTCATTCGATCTCGGCAAGGCCGCATCGGGGGCTGCCGCCGCCGTGTCGCCGGCAGCCGTTTTCCCGGATGGCAAGCCGGCTCGCCTGTCCCCAAACCAGGATCCACGTGAGGTGTTTGCCAACTGGCTTGTCAGTCCGGAGAATCCATATTTCGCACGTAACGTCGTGAACCGCGTATGGTCCTGGCTGCTGGGGCGCGGCATTGTTCATGAGCCGGACGACATCCGGCCGGACAATCCACCCAGCAATCCCGAACTGCTGGCCTTTCTCGAGCGGGAGTTGGTGTCTGCCCACTACGATCTGAAGCACATCTACCGCTTGATTCTAAACTCGCAGGTGTATCAGCTCTCCTCTATTCCCAGGACCGATCGTCCCGAGGGCGCAGCCGACTTCGCATATTACCCGCTGCGCCGGCTGGATGCAGAAGTGCTGATCGACGCCATCTGCCAGATCACCGGCACGACCGAACAGTATGCCAGCCCGATTCCCGAGCCGTTTACCTTGATCCCGGAAGACCAGCGCTCGATCGCGCTGGCGGACGCGAGCATCACCAGTTCCTTCCTCGAGATGTTCGGCCGCTCGCCGCGGGACACCGGCCTGGAATCGGAGCGGAACAACCGGCCCACGGCCGAACAAAAACTGCACCTCCTGAATTCGAGTCATATCCAGCTCAAGATTCAGCAGAGCAGCAAGCTCAGGTCGCTGGTCCAGCCCGGAGCCAACCCGCGAGGACCAGCGGATTCGATTTACCTGACCATCCTCTCGCGTTTCCCCACGGATGAGGAGTTAAAGGTCATAGGGGCGTATTTCCAGCCTGTCACGGGCAACAGGTGGCCGGCGATCGTGGATCTGGTCTGGGCGCTGATCAACAGCCCGGAGTTTCTCTACCGGCATTAGAACAAAGCGGAAGCATTCCGGGAAGGCGGACTAATGACCACAGGAAAAGGTCCAAAGGAGGATCTGATTCCGGGCATCTTCGGTATGCCCATTTCCAGGCGCGAAGCGTTGCGCCGCAGTCTTTTCGGCGCAGCCGGATTTGTGCTGGCCGGCAGCCCCGGCCTGTGTGCGCAGTCCGCCGCGCCCCCTGCCAAAGCTAAGTCGATCATCCAAATCTGGATGTGGGGCGGTCCGTCGCACCTGGACACCTTCGATCCGAAACCGGACGCGGGCTACGACTATTGCGGCCCGTTGAACAAGCCCATCCCGACCAACGTGAATGGAATCATCATCGGCGAGTTACTCCCCTTGCTCGCTCAACAGGCCGACAAATATTCCATAATCCGCAGCATGACACACGGCATCAACGCTCATGAAACGGCCTCCTATATGGTTCAGACCGGGAGGAAGCCCGGCGAACGGCTGGTTTACCCCTCCGTCGGCGCGGTAGTCTCACTGTTCAAAGGCTATAACGCCGGATACCGCGGATTGATCCCGCCCTACATCGTGCTGACCCAGCCCCAAGGGCGCTTTGATGAGGCGGGATTTCTGGGGCAGCGCTACAAACCCTTTGCTACCGGGGGCGACCCGGCACAGGCGCGGTTCGCCGTGGAAGGCATCGTCGCCCAAGGCGTCTCCGACCAGCGTCAGCAGGACCGGCGCGCGTTGCTCCACAAGCTGGATACGCTCGGGAAGGTCATGAAAGATGATGCCTCGTTGAAGGCTCTCAATCAGGCCGAACAACAGGCATATGAACTGATCCTGGGCGACGCGGGCAAGGTATTCGACCTCGCGCAGGAAAAGGACGAGATGAAAGAGCGTTATGGCCGCAACACGTTCGGGCAATCCTGCCTGGTGGCGCGGCGGCTGGTGGAGCGCGGCGTCCCTTACATCACCATCAATTATCAGGGGTGGGATACCCACAGACAGCATTTCCAGATTATGCGTCAGAGATTGCCGCAAATGGACAAAGGCATGGCAACCCTGCTCCAGGACTTGTCGGAACGCGGCCTGCTCGACAGCACGATCCTCTGGTGGAGCGGTGAATTCGGCAGAACGCCCAGAGTCCAGTGGGAAGCGCCCTGGAACGGCGGGCGCGGCCATTACGGCCAGGTCTTCTCCGCCGTGGTGGCCGGCGGCGGATTCAAGGGCGGTCGCGTGGTCGGGGCATCGGATGCCAGGGGTGAAGAAGTGAAAGAACGCCCGGTGTATCCATGCGATCTCATCGGCAGCATGTACGAGCTTCTCGGCATCGACCCCAACGCAAAGCTGCCTAATCCAGAGGGTCTCGATATCCACGTGACACCCACAGCCGCAGATGGCATAAGCATGGGCGGTCGCTTGAAGGAGATCATGTAATAGATGTTTTTTCGGCGTCCCGGCCGTCAGAGGCCCGCTTGACCGCCGATACGCCAAGACGCCGGAAGTTGTTTTTGGAAAGAGGCACTCTAGATGCAGTGGAGCATCCCATGAATCCACTCCGATGGCTCGTGACTTTGTGGCTGGCGGTTTTTCTGGCGGTCGTCCCGGCAGTGTGGGCACAGCAGAACGCCCCGCACCTTGCCTATGCCCTTCCCGCCGGCGGCCAGCAGGGCACCACGTTTCAGGTCAAGGTCGGAGGACAGTTTTTGCCCAACGTCACCGATGTGTATGTCTCAGGCGACGGTATCCAAGCCAAGGTGGTCGATTCCACCAGACCCATGAACGGGATGCAGGCAACGCAGTTGAGAGACCGGCTGCAGGAGCTCCAGAAACAGCCGATGGATGCTGCGGTCCAGAAGGAAATCACTGATATCAGGACAAAGCTCCTCATCTTCAATGCCAGCAGAAACGTCGGTCCCGTCCTGGCAGAAACCGCTACGCTAGAGGTAACGATCGCTCCTGACGCAGAGCTCGGCAAGCGCGAGTTGAGGCTGGGAACGCCGCAAGGATTGTCGAATCCGCTCGTCTTCTGCGTCGGCCAATTTCCCGAATTCAACGAAAAGGAATCGATCAACGTCGGCGTGCCGCCGGGCGCGAATGCAAATCAACCGGGCGCAATGCAGCCGCAAATCAGCCAGGAACCAACTGACATGGGCATTACGCTGCCGGCCACCATAAACGGACGGATCAAGCCCCGTCTGGCTCGGCCTCAGATCCCGGCGCGCCCGAATCCGCAGTTCACCCAGGGCGACGCGGACCGATATCGGTTCCAGGCGCGGAAGGGCCAGCAGCTGGTCATCGCCGTCAGCGCGCGCGAGTTGATTCCGTACCTCGCCGATGCAGTTCCCGGGTGGTTCCAGGCCACCATCGCACTTTATGACGCTGTCGGGAAAGAGCTGGCATATGATGACGACTATCGCTTTCATCCGGATCCCGTCCTCCATTATGAAATCCCCAAGGACGGCGAATACGTGATCGAGATCAAGGACGCCCTTTACCGCGGTCGCGAAGATTTCGTGTATCGCATCACCCTGGGTGAGCTGCCTTTTGTAACGAGTATCTTCCCTATGGGCGGCCCTGCCGGCACCCCGACCAAGGTTGAGATTCGCGGCTGGAATCTTCCGGTGAATAAACTGGTCATGGGTGCCAAAGAAAAGGATCCGGGAATCTATCCGCTATCCGTGCGCAAGGAGAACCTGGTTTCCAACGCCGCACCTTATGCCGTGGATACGCTGCCGGAAAGTCTCGAAAAGGAACCGAACAACTCCGAGAAGAACGCGCAGCGGATCAAGCCGCCTGTCATCATGAACGGGCACATCGATCAGCCCGGTGACTGGGACGTGTTCAGTTTCGAAGGCCGTGCCGGCGAAGAAATCGTCGCCGAGGTTTATGCGCGCAGGCTCGATTCCCCTTTGGATTCCGTGCTCAAGCTGACCGATGCCACGGGCCGGCAACTGGCGTTCAACGATGATTTTGAGGACAAGGGATCGGGGTTGGAGACACATCACGCCGATTCCCTGATCATGGCGACTCTGCCGGCGAAGGGAACTTACTATTTGTATCTTGGTGATGCCCAGCAGAAGGGCGGCTCGGAGTATTCCTACCGCCTGCGCATCAGCGCGCCGCGGCCCGATTTCGATCTCCGGGTCACGCCGTCGGGCATCAACACCGCGGCCGGCATGAGCG from the Terriglobia bacterium genome contains:
- the hybB gene encoding Ni/Fe-hydrogenase cytochrome b subunit, translating into MTPAIHNDHPHRVIKPFFTFGTLTLLIFMGVGFSFGITRMLLGLGTVTNLDNHNPWGIWISFDVACGVALAAGGFTTAALVDIFGRRKYKALLRPAILTAFLGYLWVAIALSFDLGRYWNIWRPIFNWQGNSVLFEVGMCVTAYLIVLSIEMSPSILEGLKARIDQGEWGATLLGRVEKPILALYTGIRIVLPLFIVAGVVLSFMHQSSLGTLMLIAPSKLSALWDTPILPILFLLSAMMVGFPMVILESIYANISFGRSPEMELLTPMARIIPWFLGTYGAVKIGDLIVRHSQLNFLEHPAATTSLFIEILLGIIAPFLLFLNKAVRRSMGWLFFTVSLIIFGVVLNRINVFLVGYNPPYATKAYFPSIGEIAMTVAIVSSILFCYRMFVTFFPILPGYVPTTEVQLARMREERERTVNPFWTWVIRGTGIACLLAFIALYSLVHIEAIQASVRTVQEVLRITTQQPVPQAPTGSTGPAYPQRPAAYKNFYLLDSQVLKARSDDYEPVGFSHRIHDELVGGDCGVCHHRYASTEGDRVGQDIKEMHAAMDIKMGGPCSACHDDMAPNPPQSCNRCHGLSNEPDDPSRIGLKGAYHRQCIGCHERQLKPASAPTECASCHHPWTPDHSILASFKGKPSPQEVTRTCLSCHAKVGQDLLKTAHWNWKGYSPTLAGYEHRTDISLTLMVNNYCVAIGSNVQQCMSCHIGYGGVDKRFDFTDPANIDCLVCHDTTGTYRKDPLKGGFPDPSLDLIAIAQKVGRPSRQTCGSCHFESGGATNAKHGDLEPALATPNTSSDLHMGSLNMRCQDCHTTSEHRISGMSLSAPAVEGRVACEKCHGLTPHGVAGVLSRHLDDHIRAVACETCHIPSFAHDSPTLLRRDYSKAGQNRPESRDRYGMPEYDKKFGALIWGKDLLPTYLWYDGTRNASLVGDKIDASATVVLNAPVGEKRSPAARIFPFKVHTAVQPYDTEDNVLAMPNFLEDYWVHFDWAKAIADGMKQVGLPYSGKYGFVETKMYSSIHHEVVPAKKALGCSDCHSPEATTCTRCHKNAQGMTLPAHRLAVYPEVKNRIDFKALGYPGDPAFVGGRFYITLGRGSPPK
- a CDS encoding DUF1549 and DUF1553 domain-containing protein produces the protein MKKSLMSTVVILVAMVGTAAPQAVVNPFESPAGLTSQGKIDDLVFSRLKGAGIQPANACSDAVFVRRAYLDVIGTLPTAEEARAFLSDQDPNKRGALIDRLLERDEFADYWAMKWSDLLRVKSEFPINLWPNAVQGYYRWIRTSLKENLPYDRFARELLTASGSNFRVPQVNFYRAVQSREPQAIAQAVALTFMGVRAENWPKDRLSGMAAFFSKIGYKYTGEWKEEIVSFDLGKAASGAAAAVSPAAVFPDGKPARLSPNQDPREVFANWLVSPENPYFARNVVNRVWSWLLGRGIVHEPDDIRPDNPPSNPELLAFLERELVSAHYDLKHIYRLILNSQVYQLSSIPRTDRPEGAADFAYYPLRRLDAEVLIDAICQITGTTEQYASPIPEPFTLIPEDQRSIALADASITSSFLEMFGRSPRDTGLESERNNRPTAEQKLHLLNSSHIQLKIQQSSKLRSLVQPGANPRGPADSIYLTILSRFPTDEELKVIGAYFQPVTGNRWPAIVDLVWALINSPEFLYRH
- a CDS encoding DUF1501 domain-containing protein; the protein is MTTGKGPKEDLIPGIFGMPISRREALRRSLFGAAGFVLAGSPGLCAQSAAPPAKAKSIIQIWMWGGPSHLDTFDPKPDAGYDYCGPLNKPIPTNVNGIIIGELLPLLAQQADKYSIIRSMTHGINAHETASYMVQTGRKPGERLVYPSVGAVVSLFKGYNAGYRGLIPPYIVLTQPQGRFDEAGFLGQRYKPFATGGDPAQARFAVEGIVAQGVSDQRQQDRRALLHKLDTLGKVMKDDASLKALNQAEQQAYELILGDAGKVFDLAQEKDEMKERYGRNTFGQSCLVARRLVERGVPYITINYQGWDTHRQHFQIMRQRLPQMDKGMATLLQDLSERGLLDSTILWWSGEFGRTPRVQWEAPWNGGRGHYGQVFSAVVAGGGFKGGRVVGASDARGEEVKERPVYPCDLIGSMYELLGIDPNAKLPNPEGLDIHVTPTAADGISMGGRLKEIM